The Lagenorhynchus albirostris chromosome 6, mLagAlb1.1, whole genome shotgun sequence genome includes a window with the following:
- the LOC132521647 gene encoding C-X-C chemokine receptor type 2-like, with amino-acid sequence MEGFNWENYSDEDFGNYSYNTDLPSILPDSAPCQPESLVINKYAVVVIYALVFLLSLLGNSLVMLVILYSRVGRSVTDVYLLNLAMADLLFALTLPVWATSKAKGWIFGTALCKVVSLLKEVNFYSGILLLACISVDRYLAIVHATRMLTQKRHWVRFICLGIWVLSLILALPIFVFRRAIHPPYSSPVCYEDMGANTTKWRMVMRVLPQTFGFLLPLLVMLICYGLTLRTLFAAHMGQKHRAMRVIFAVVLVFLLCWLPYNLVLVADTLMRVRVIAETCERRNDIGRALDATEILGFLHSCLNPLIYVFVGQKFRHGLLRIMAIHGLVSKEFLAKDGRPSFVGSSSGNTSTTL; translated from the coding sequence ATGGAAGGATTTAACTGGGAAAACTACAGTGACGAAGATTTTGGTAATTACAGTTACAACACTGACCTGCCCTCTATTCTACCAGACTCTGCCCCATGCCAGCCGGAATCTCTGGTTATCAACAAGTATGCCGTGGTCGTCATCTATGCCCTGGTCTTCCTGCTGAGCCTCCTGGGAAACTCCCTGGTGATGCTGGTCATCTTATACAGCCGGGTGGGCCGCTCCGTCACCGATGTCTACCTGCTGAACCTGGCCATGGCTGACCTGCTCTTCGCCCTGACCTTGCCTGTCTGGGCCACCTCCAAGGCAAAGGGCTGGATCTTTGGCACAGCCCTGTGCAAGGTGGTCTCACTCCTGAAGGAAGTCAACTTCTACAGTGGTATTCTACTGCTGGCCTGCATCAGCGTGGACCGCTACCTGGCCATTGTCCATGCCACACGCATGCTGACCCAGAAGCGGCACTGGGTCAGGTTCATATGTTTAGGCATCTGGGTCCTGTCCTTGATCCTGGCCCTGCCCATCTTCGTCTTCCGAAGGGCCATCCACCCACCCTATTCCAGCCCAGTCTGCTACGAGGACATGGGTGCCAATACAACGAAGTGGCGGATGGTGATGCGGGTCCTGCCCCAGACCTTTggcttcctcctgcccctgctgGTCATGCTCATCTGCTACGGACTCACCCTGCGCACGCTCTTTGCGGCCCACATGGGGCAGAAGCACCGGGCCATGCGGGTCATCTTTGCTGTCGTGCTCGTCTTCCTGCTCTGCTGGCTGCCCTACAACCTGGTCCTGGTTGCAGACACCCTCATGAGGGTCCGGGTGATCGCGGAGACCTGTGAGCGCCGCAATGACATCGGCCGGGCCCTGGATGCCACCGAGATCCTGGGCTTCCTCCACAGCTGCCTCAATCCTCTCATCTACGTCTTCGTTGGCCAGAAGTTTCGCCACGGACTCCTCAGGATCATGGCCATCCATGGCCTGGTCAGCAAGGAGTTCTTGGCCAAGGACGGCAGGCCTTCCTTCGTTGGCTCTTCTTCAGGGAACACCTCTACTACCCTCTGA